One segment of Deltaproteobacteria bacterium DNA contains the following:
- a CDS encoding DUF2442 domain-containing protein, translating to MFSSNLDNDTNGRLPSIVRVTFTDDAMRVQVSDGREIAVPLAWYPRLATASRQQLDHFELAPGGYGIHWPDLNEDLSVRGFLLP from the coding sequence ATGTTCTCTTCAAATCTAGACAACGATACGAATGGTCGTTTGCCCAGTATTGTGCGTGTGACATTCACGGATGATGCCATGCGCGTGCAAGTGAGCGACGGTCGGGAGATCGCCGTTCCGCTGGCGTGGTACCCGCGTCTGGCAACGGCGTCGCGGCAGCAACTGGACCATTTTGAATTAGCCCCGGGCGGCTACGGCATTCACTGGCCCGACCTGAATGAAGACCTCAGCGTACGCGGCTTTCTGTTGCCTTAA